A window from Vibrio cortegadensis encodes these proteins:
- the hutZ gene encoding heme utilization protein HutZ, translated as MNSAVKQERLQNRLEPEIQEFRDSRKTLQLATVDCENKPNVSYAPFVLLDDGYYILISEVARHARNLQQNPDVSLMLVEDEESSKQLFARKRLTFDATAILISRDEEKWQEAVIKMKARFGDIIDGLSSLEDFKMFRLKPIQGLFVKGFGQAFQVSGDDLVDFVHLEQGHKKHKA; from the coding sequence ATGAACTCAGCAGTTAAACAAGAACGTTTACAAAATCGTCTTGAACCCGAAATTCAGGAGTTCAGAGACTCACGTAAGACGTTACAACTCGCAACGGTTGATTGCGAAAACAAGCCCAATGTAAGTTATGCGCCGTTTGTACTATTGGATGATGGTTACTATATTTTGATATCGGAAGTAGCAAGGCACGCGAGAAATTTACAACAAAACCCAGATGTATCCCTGATGCTTGTCGAAGATGAAGAATCATCTAAGCAACTGTTTGCGAGAAAAAGATTAACCTTTGATGCAACGGCAATTTTGATTTCTCGTGACGAAGAGAAATGGCAGGAAGCGGTGATAAAGATGAAAGCGCGCTTTGGCGATATTATTGACGGTTTAAGCTCTCTAGAGGATTTCAAAATGTTCCGCTTGAAACCTATTCAAGGCTTGTTTGTGAAAGGTTTTGGCCAAGCATTCCAAGTGAGTGGTGATGATTTAGTTGATTTTGTGCATTTAGAGCAAGGGCATAAAAAGCATAAAGCTTAA
- a CDS encoding TonB-dependent hemoglobin/transferrin/lactoferrin family receptor produces the protein MSAKKTLLAASIFAAVSPSIYAQDTSNSQATMFDEVVVSATRTEQNLKDVSSSISTVSSNDIDNTMSNSIQDALKYTPGVTANGGGRFGLSGFTIRGMSDSRIKVLVDGVQQPTPYNPGANEQRKYPSSIEIDTLKVIEVNKGPSSTLYGSDALGGTVLMQTKNPDDILRTDSDENAFEAKTSYNSIDSSSKTTGTWAMREADLETLLMLTYKTGNESETHSNGADIDGPTRGASNPADAEMGNLLAKAFYNLNESHRIGAIVEYYTSQYDEDELSYEGYTIMPGFSYKDNYNKDTTTRLRVGVEHKWTANNSYFDTLESKLNVQQTESLSENYDTSYGSSPYTSGRRMRERIASDDSIQFDAQFDKLADVGDSFHQLTYGISYKENKFSTENTDYKYDLGTVAPGHTDMPDATMTQYGIFLQDQAFLLNEQLVLTAGIRYDSFKAEPKTNDGFSTEYPDSKNDAFTAKLGSVYHFNNNFSALAQISQGFKAPTLQDMYYFYDSGAVIDANPDLKAESSISYEAGIRAQSTAAQIELMAFYNDYSDFINQKYLGKVVGGPNDGKEHYTKENIGSVEIYGVELSSTFLLDEAFDAPKGTYSKLSIAYAEGRDKESGDSIDSVAPLTSNLGLGYDSENHTFGTLLNINMVASKDKWANSGYENINVAGYTLVDLTAYYRPMNDLTVRGGLFNAFDKQYWLYNDMIGSEADDNGLDRKAQAGRNWGIELDYKF, from the coding sequence ATGTCTGCCAAGAAAACCCTTTTAGCCGCTTCTATTTTTGCGGCTGTATCACCCAGTATTTACGCTCAAGATACATCAAACTCCCAAGCCACAATGTTTGATGAGGTTGTTGTTTCAGCGACGAGAACTGAACAAAATCTAAAAGATGTCTCCAGTTCAATTTCGACTGTATCCAGTAATGATATTGACAATACCATGTCGAACAGCATTCAGGATGCATTAAAGTACACTCCAGGCGTGACCGCGAACGGTGGTGGTCGATTTGGGCTATCTGGTTTTACTATTCGAGGGATGAGCGATAGCCGAATCAAAGTGTTGGTTGATGGTGTTCAGCAGCCTACTCCCTATAACCCAGGCGCTAACGAGCAGCGTAAATACCCTAGCAGTATCGAGATCGATACTTTGAAAGTGATTGAGGTGAATAAAGGTCCATCCTCAACTCTTTACGGTTCAGATGCGTTAGGTGGTACGGTATTGATGCAGACGAAAAACCCTGACGACATCTTAAGAACCGACAGCGACGAGAATGCGTTTGAAGCTAAGACTAGCTACAACAGTATCGATTCCAGTTCTAAAACCACTGGTACTTGGGCGATGCGTGAAGCCGATTTAGAAACACTGCTCATGCTCACATATAAAACGGGCAATGAGAGTGAAACTCACAGTAATGGTGCCGACATCGATGGCCCTACTCGCGGTGCATCAAACCCTGCCGATGCTGAAATGGGTAATTTATTAGCGAAAGCATTTTACAATCTAAATGAATCACATCGAATTGGTGCGATCGTTGAGTATTACACTTCGCAATATGATGAAGATGAATTGTCATATGAAGGCTATACCATCATGCCTGGTTTTAGCTATAAAGATAATTACAACAAAGATACAACCACAAGACTCAGAGTGGGTGTTGAACATAAGTGGACTGCGAATAATTCATATTTTGATACCCTTGAATCGAAACTGAATGTTCAGCAAACTGAGTCCTTATCTGAAAATTACGACACCTCTTACGGTAGCTCACCTTATACATCAGGCCGTCGTATGCGTGAACGTATTGCCAGTGATGATTCAATTCAATTTGATGCACAATTTGATAAATTGGCCGATGTTGGTGACAGTTTCCATCAATTAACCTACGGAATTAGCTATAAAGAAAATAAATTCTCAACGGAAAATACCGACTACAAATATGATTTAGGTACTGTCGCTCCAGGTCATACCGATATGCCCGATGCAACGATGACTCAATACGGAATATTCCTACAAGACCAAGCGTTTTTGTTAAACGAACAACTGGTATTAACAGCAGGGATTCGATATGACTCATTTAAGGCTGAGCCTAAAACGAATGATGGCTTTAGCACTGAGTACCCAGACAGTAAAAACGATGCATTCACAGCAAAATTAGGATCGGTTTACCATTTCAATAATAATTTCAGTGCATTAGCTCAAATAAGCCAAGGGTTTAAAGCTCCAACTCTGCAAGATATGTACTATTTCTATGATAGCGGTGCCGTTATCGATGCTAACCCAGATCTTAAAGCAGAAAGCAGCATCTCTTATGAAGCAGGTATCCGAGCACAATCAACTGCCGCTCAAATAGAGTTAATGGCGTTCTACAATGATTACTCAGACTTTATCAACCAAAAGTATCTTGGCAAAGTAGTTGGTGGTCCGAACGATGGTAAAGAGCATTACACAAAAGAGAATATCGGGTCAGTAGAAATTTACGGTGTTGAACTTAGCTCTACTTTCTTATTAGACGAAGCTTTTGATGCTCCAAAAGGAACCTACTCAAAACTTAGCATTGCATATGCAGAAGGACGAGACAAAGAATCAGGTGACTCAATCGACAGTGTTGCACCATTAACATCGAACCTTGGATTGGGTTATGACTCTGAAAACCACACGTTTGGTACCTTGCTAAATATCAACATGGTTGCAAGCAAAGACAAGTGGGCAAATAGCGGCTACGAAAATATTAATGTTGCAGGTTATACTCTTGTGGACTTAACAGCATATTACCGCCCAATGAATGACCTAACCGTTCGTGGTGGTTTATTCAACGCTTTCGATAAACAGTATTGGTTATATAACGATATGATTGGATCGGAGGCTGATGATAATGGCCTAGATCGCAAAGCTCAAGCTGGCCGAAACTGGGGTATAGAACTTGATTACAAATTCTAA
- a CDS encoding sensor domain-containing protein encodes MQLVAQGIGFIVVNAIREMNQTTCYKQIISNSRLSEVLRYDSELFFSILHNSSNAILITNNQVEIVYVNKQFETISGYKLCEIIGKNPRFLKSKFTPEETHYSLKKALVDRQVWEGEFINIHKSGTEYFEHAVISPIKSTDQHLLGFFAEKRDITELKSEQARSHKIGYLDSLTNLSNRRYFIKAVERLFTIPKEDRPDFSILFIDLNRFKEINDGYGHEVGDQILIEAAKRFNQQCNLNDILARVGGDEFVCLHIHTDSFSAKTLARHLTASLVPDFKVAGSELNISASIGFSSWPNDGNSMKELLIAADFAMYESKNSNRNIFQFNQKLKNKLEREYLLAKKITKADFFLVYQPKVNLKTMQVAGAEALLRWDDPDLGTISPYEFIPIAESRGMIRKIGFWVLRETCTQLNRWKNEGFDFPGRVSINLSIHQVEHEECYQDIMDIINETNAPIRKIEFEVTESAMMQHPDKVKKVINKLSHEGFKFSIDDFGTGFSSLSYLTTLDAHILKIDKSFIDGMNQNRNSRTVVKSIINLSHSLDIKVLAEGVESRDQLKTLLLLGCDMIQGYYFSQPVLPVQLQQVVSSINHQIPD; translated from the coding sequence GTGCAATTAGTTGCTCAAGGTATAGGATTTATAGTTGTGAATGCGATTAGAGAAATGAATCAGACTACTTGTTATAAACAGATAATCTCAAACTCTCGTTTATCTGAAGTATTGAGGTATGATAGTGAACTCTTTTTTTCTATATTACACAACAGTTCTAATGCTATTTTAATAACCAATAATCAAGTCGAAATTGTTTATGTAAATAAGCAATTTGAAACCATAAGCGGTTATAAACTGTGTGAAATAATTGGGAAAAACCCACGTTTTTTGAAATCAAAATTTACCCCCGAAGAGACTCATTACAGCCTCAAAAAAGCATTAGTTGATCGACAGGTATGGGAAGGTGAGTTCATTAATATTCACAAGAGTGGCACTGAATATTTTGAACATGCGGTAATTAGTCCTATTAAAAGTACAGATCAACATCTATTGGGATTTTTTGCAGAAAAAAGAGACATCACTGAATTAAAATCGGAACAGGCACGAAGCCATAAAATAGGGTATCTAGATTCATTAACAAACTTATCAAACCGTCGATATTTTATTAAGGCAGTCGAGCGATTGTTTACGATCCCAAAAGAAGATAGGCCTGATTTTTCGATACTGTTTATTGATCTCAATCGTTTTAAAGAAATAAATGATGGCTATGGGCATGAAGTTGGTGATCAAATATTAATTGAAGCGGCTAAACGATTTAATCAACAATGTAATTTGAACGATATCTTAGCCAGAGTGGGTGGCGATGAGTTTGTCTGCCTTCATATTCACACAGATTCATTCAGTGCAAAAACATTGGCTCGACACTTAACTGCTTCACTTGTACCTGATTTTAAAGTGGCGGGTAGCGAATTAAATATTAGCGCCAGTATTGGTTTTTCATCTTGGCCTAATGATGGTAATTCGATGAAAGAACTGCTCATCGCCGCTGACTTTGCTATGTATGAGTCAAAGAATTCTAATAGAAATATTTTTCAATTTAATCAGAAGCTCAAGAACAAATTAGAGCGTGAATATTTATTAGCGAAGAAGATAACTAAAGCAGATTTCTTTCTTGTTTATCAACCGAAAGTTAACTTAAAAACAATGCAAGTAGCGGGTGCTGAGGCTTTGCTTCGTTGGGATGATCCTGACTTAGGCACAATTTCACCTTATGAGTTTATTCCCATTGCTGAAAGTCGAGGAATGATTCGGAAAATAGGTTTTTGGGTGCTAAGGGAAACATGCACTCAATTAAATCGTTGGAAAAATGAAGGTTTTGATTTTCCTGGGCGTGTTTCGATTAATTTATCTATACATCAAGTTGAGCATGAAGAGTGCTACCAAGATATTATGGATATCATAAATGAAACGAACGCGCCTATCAGGAAAATAGAGTTTGAGGTGACAGAGTCTGCAATGATGCAGCACCCAGACAAAGTAAAAAAGGTGATAAATAAGCTGAGCCACGAAGGTTTTAAGTTCTCTATCGACGACTTTGGTACAGGCTTCTCATCTTTATCCTATTTAACCACTTTAGATGCACATATTCTTAAGATAGATAAGTCATTCATTGATGGGATGAACCAAAATAGAAATAGCAGGACTGTCGTAAAGTCTATCATTAATCTTTCTCATAGCCTGGATATTAAAGTCTTGGCAGAGGGGGTGGAATCAAGAGATCAATTGAAAACTTTATTACTACTTGGATGTGACATGATACAAGGGTATTACTTTTCTCAACCAGTATTGCCTGTGCAACTACAGCAAGTGGTATCTTCGATTAATCACCAAATACCTGATTAA
- a CDS encoding DUF3187 family protein, with product MKNRQLLFILPIIYCSHAFASQPIYSYAQSPIHSNVLSLQLRDSNALAPGSFEVKSSYNQASVWAETSDYFLDFYQNQADIAILWQVNSRWKSEVGFKRIVARDNGLDELTHNFHDFFGIGQNGRDEVPQDQFHISIPELGIEINDFEGETLTNALTSYNEYRFYSDTNHSLSAGFSIYYNFVNSGPFKRDSFEQGVQINYSFRNEKHTFHSMLGVVNRSSSDIPNELLTKQAGMWAVGYNYAFNNKHSVIIESHNYSGWAESNDDFSEPSNEVVLGYRYSLERVALDFSMSENARNMDNSTDIAFTIGLRFII from the coding sequence ATGAAAAACCGTCAGTTACTATTCATTCTACCAATTATTTACTGTTCTCATGCATTCGCGAGCCAACCAATATACTCGTATGCACAATCGCCAATACACTCAAATGTATTATCTCTGCAACTTCGTGATTCCAATGCTCTCGCTCCCGGTTCATTTGAAGTAAAATCATCATACAATCAAGCTAGCGTTTGGGCAGAGACTAGTGACTATTTTCTAGATTTCTATCAAAACCAAGCAGATATTGCCATTCTTTGGCAAGTGAATAGCCGCTGGAAATCAGAGGTTGGGTTTAAAAGGATTGTTGCGCGTGATAATGGTTTGGATGAATTAACTCACAACTTCCACGATTTCTTTGGAATTGGTCAGAATGGACGAGATGAAGTTCCTCAAGATCAATTTCATATCTCAATTCCTGAGTTAGGAATTGAAATCAATGATTTTGAAGGGGAAACCCTAACTAATGCATTAACGTCATATAATGAGTACCGTTTCTACTCTGATACAAATCACTCTCTATCCGCTGGGTTCTCCATCTACTATAACTTTGTGAACTCAGGGCCGTTCAAGCGTGACAGCTTTGAGCAAGGTGTTCAGATCAACTACAGCTTCAGAAATGAAAAACATACTTTCCACTCTATGCTTGGCGTGGTTAATCGAAGTTCATCAGACATACCGAATGAACTACTAACTAAGCAAGCTGGAATGTGGGCTGTGGGTTACAACTACGCGTTCAATAATAAGCATAGCGTCATCATTGAATCACACAACTATAGTGGTTGGGCTGAAAGCAACGATGACTTTTCAGAGCCTTCAAATGAAGTAGTTTTGGGGTATCGTTATAGTTTGGAGAGGGTCGCATTGGATTTTTCTATGAGCGAAAACGCACGTAATATGGATAACAGTACCGATATTGCGTTTACTATTGGTTTACGTTTTATCATTTAG
- a CDS encoding RecX family transcriptional regulator, which produces MNSAMWHLAQRDMTESELLAKLRVKTDNQAWIDETLEKLRGFGYLKSDNDFAIQFIERSFFSEYGSGYITEKLKKKGIKSDVISEAIERVKEDKQIDEQDIVTERINNYYSEFNMSREKLTATLQKRGFSYAQVKEAIAQHPQSSQLQSNLEIKAAKADLEKEVLKYVRKGKGLTVIRQELRQRKIDITDLDALIEKLVSTEEVDFFSSCLEQLEKKNYDVANHKERSKAYAMLTRKGFSSEEINYALSEIGQ; this is translated from the coding sequence ATGAACTCCGCCATGTGGCACTTGGCTCAAAGAGATATGACTGAGAGTGAGCTGTTAGCAAAATTACGAGTTAAGACAGACAACCAAGCTTGGATTGATGAGACTTTAGAAAAACTTCGTGGGTTCGGATATTTAAAATCTGATAATGATTTTGCTATTCAATTTATTGAACGCTCATTCTTCAGCGAATATGGATCTGGCTACATTACAGAGAAGCTTAAGAAAAAGGGCATTAAGAGTGATGTCATTTCTGAAGCAATTGAAAGAGTCAAAGAAGATAAACAGATAGACGAACAAGACATTGTGACAGAGCGAATCAATAACTATTACTCTGAATTCAATATGAGTAGAGAAAAGCTAACAGCGACGCTCCAAAAAAGAGGTTTTAGTTACGCGCAAGTAAAAGAGGCCATCGCTCAACATCCCCAATCTTCACAGCTGCAATCAAATTTAGAAATCAAGGCAGCCAAAGCTGATCTAGAAAAAGAAGTGCTGAAATACGTTCGCAAAGGCAAGGGATTGACGGTCATCCGCCAAGAACTGCGTCAGAGAAAGATTGACATTACTGATCTCGATGCGCTGATTGAAAAATTGGTCTCAACTGAAGAGGTGGATTTTTTCTCATCATGCCTAGAGCAGTTAGAAAAGAAAAACTACGATGTGGCTAACCATAAAGAACGAAGCAAGGCCTATGCGATGTTGACCCGTAAAGGTTTTTCATCTGAAGAAATTAACTATGCATTGAGTGAAATAGGCCAATAA